The following DNA comes from Hordeum vulgare subsp. vulgare chromosome 3H, MorexV3_pseudomolecules_assembly, whole genome shotgun sequence.
AACTATCTTAtataatagttagctataaaagaatactacttttatcatatattatccaactttcattctcacaaatcacctagaagcacgtgctagagctagctcttcacgaagagatcgcttcctttctctcttctcttctctctcatccaactcaacaaCAATATAGTATTTTAGTTTTacagctgactgtaccttattgtacttgctctaacgaACGTGGCGTGCTTCATGCTTGTACAGGTGCCAGCCGGGACCAGCCGCCGCAGCCTCTGCCGCCGCTGTGTGACTTCTCCGACCGTCGCAGCGACGTGTGCGACTTCACCGGTGACATCCGCATGGACGCCAACGCGTCAACCTTCTTCCTGGTAGTCGACGCCGCCACGGCCGCGCAGTCGCACAAGGTGCGGCCGTACCCGCGCAAGGGCGACCCAACGTGCATGGGCCGCGTGCCCGAGATCACCATGCGCaccacgtcctcctcgtcgccgcctgaGTGCACCAGGACGCACGGCGTGCCGGCGGTGACGTTCTCGATCGGCGGGTACACGGGCAACATCTTCCACGACTTCTCTGACGTGCTCGTCCCGCTCTACAACACGGTGCACCGGTACCGCGGCGACGTGCAGCTGGTCATGGCGAACGTGGCGCCCTGGTGGCTGGTCAAGTACGACAAGCTCCTCCGCGAGCTCTCCCGCCACGCGCCGCTCGACCTCGCCGCGGTGGCCGCCAAGGGGGAGACGCACTGCTTCCGGCACGCGGTGGTGAGCCTCCGCGCGCACCGGGAGCTCATCATCGAGCGCGACCGCAGCCCGGACGGCCTCGCCACGCCGGACTTCACCCGGTTCATCCGTCGCGCGCTCTCCCTGCCCCGGGACGCGCCCACCCGCCTCGCCGACGGCACGGGCCGCAAGCCCCGGCTGCTCATCATCGCGCGACACCGGACGCGCATCCTGCTCAACCTGGGCGACATGATGCGCGTGGCGGAGGAGGCCGGGTTCGAGGCGGCGGTGAGCGAGTCGGACGTCGGTGACCCCATCTCCCGTGTCGGGGCGGAGATCAACTCCGCCGACGTGCTGGTGGGCGTGCACGGCGCCGGGCTGACCAACATGATGTTCCTCGCGCCCGGGGCGACCATGGTGCAGGTGGTGCCGTGGGGCGGCCTGCAGTGGATCGCGCGCATGGACTACGGCGAcccggcggaggccatggggCTCCGGTACGTGCAGTACGAGATCGGCGTCGATGAGAGCTCGCTCAAGGACAAGTACCCCAGGGGACACAAGATCTTCACCGACCCGACGTCGCTCCACAAGAAAGGGTTCGGGTTCATGCGTCGGACGCTCATGGACGGCCAGAACATCACAATCGACCTCGGCCGCTTCCGCGGCGTGCTCCAGCAGGCGCTAGGCAACTACCTCGCGCAGTAGACCGACATTTATACGTAGTAGCTAGCATAAAATCAATCAACATACACAGTATACACACCATGAATGTATCTATACATGTATGCATACTCCAATTAATTTGTTCGTTCCTGTCTTCTGAAAGATTCATATACTAGTTGACATGTTCGAGCATGTTCCTCGCCAATTGAAGCATTCAGCTTTTGGGAATTAGGACATGAACACATTTATGAAGAACTGTAAACTGAAGCGAAAACAAAGCAGGGATGGAGCTGCCCTGTAAGGATTGGGGTCGGCTAGCGCATGCAATAGTGGGCTAGGCTATAGCACACAAGTGTCTTATAACAAGTTGGCCGATGCAGAAAGGTCATATGTATGCATAGTGAAGTGCCAGTTGGTCAGGCTGATCCGGTGGTTAGTTTGACGGTTACGATCACGGGGTTTTAATTAGGATGGTGGGTCATCCTTGTCCGGCTACATTCGGTCTCCGGATATCGTGCATGGGTTGACGACTAATTGATGCCATCACGTCATGATATGAATACATTATTAGTTCAGTTCAAGTTGTTCATGGTTACACGAGGCTGTGGATTATTACGCACCCGACTTGCTTGGTTACACGAGGCTGATCATATAGTTTAGCAGAGTGCGTCCGCCAGGTGGTTGCAATGGCGGCATCCGGGACAGCAAATGCAACACACGTTTGGAACTTGTTCGTTTGACCCGGCcggcctcctctcctcttttttttagaaaaggaggctgagCCTCGGCCTCTGCATCGAATGATGTATGTAGCCATCTTTATTACTTATTCAACAAAGATCTGACAagtacatacatcaaaccatccgaAGCCCCCTCTCACACCTACATACCGTGATAatatggagtgctctcactccccatatctaaatCCAGTGTCGTCTCCGATCCACCGACATAACGTATCGGAACGCACAAccggtgcagcagacctaaagcgtacaccacatgcacacgttttagaagccgccatcatcctcgaaccgttgaaccatcttcaggagagagatccgCATAATCCTTGTCAGTCcagccatccgtcgacgccaccacggcgcccaacggcaCCACCTCCCCGCGCTCGTCCATCCAAACGCGAAGGCTCagtaagatctgtcgtgcgtagcacctgccgaccaggcatgacaaagcgtagcacctgtcggccaggcatgacctgacatcaccacTGAAGCTCCGTGCTGAACGaagacgctccacctcctgccaccGTCTTCCAGCACTGCTGCACCGGCCTCCTCTCCTCTAGCTTCTACTTTGTAGCTTCTGCTGAAATGACAATATCTAACTATTAAAAAGTTGAACCAATAACCAAGCTGCACGATCGATGCATTAATTACGGGCTCGAGACAAACTGACACGAAAATTATGTTTGGAAAAGAGGGGATGCATGCAGCTATAGGGCATCCTCATAACTTCCTATGAATGATTGGTGGATGCGACGAGAGCAAGACAAGTCATAGGAGAGAAAGGGAGCATCGTCATATCGATCATATGATCAGGGAGGATGATTGATTAATTAGGTTGGAGATCAGTGTCGGATCATCGTGATCACGAACCTAGTTTCTTTCTATCATCTTTTCCCTCGGGAAGATGATTGATGCGGACCACATTTTAGGTCACATGGAATCCGTTACGAAACTACATAAATTAgttagaaaaacaaaatagttAGATCAGAAAGTGATCATGTACCGAAATCAATCAGCTAAGTAGCTAGGTATAGTAGCAAGTGCTTGCAAAGTGCCCAGACAGTGACAAGGGAGGTACTTGCCCCACGTATGTGTCCTTATTTCAAATCTTGAACAAGTACTTTAAATTTCACCTTGCGGCACATATTTGTTGCATTTTGATAGCTCGGGCCATAAGTTTACGGATTGCGGTGTAGATTAAATATCGAGATTAGAAGATATCCCTTCAATAAAAAATGATAGTACATTCTAAGTTCTTTTATATCGAAATGAATCAATTCAATATGTTTCATCTGCAGAATAATATAGTGATAGCCTCTTCAAGTAACTTTAATATTCATGCAAACTTTCAAAAGGAGGGTCTACTGCTGCGAACTTCCATACCATAAAATGACGTTTTTACCAACACTTCTTTCTTGGTGCAAGCGCAAAGTATCTTACTACTAGTTCATAGAGGTGTACCTTTTGTTTTTTACCGTCAAATTCGCACCTAAGAAGCTTAGGAAAAAAATAAGACAAAGTAAAATTTTGTAGATCTTCAATTATTTAACATAAACGAATGGACCACCCCGTTTACCGCCAAACCTAATAATTAAAGCTTTTATGTGTACACGGGTGTTggcttgttgttcatgttgtcgaTTCAATGGTCGCATGATGTTGTGGTCTTGTGGTTGTGGAGAACCATCTTCTTCAGTTTCCCGTCGAAAATTGGTGGTGGTCTTCCTTCTTCAGTTTTGGCGAGTACTCGAGGGCATGCTTGTTGAATTATGGTCTTCAAACTTTTCAACACTAATAACTGCTTTCCTCGTTTCAAAATAAATATCGCTCATCAAAATATGAGCGATATTTATTTTGGAATGAAGGGAGTACTAACCGGAGTTCCTTATTAAAGAAAAGTTGCAGTCCTTACCACTGCTATATGTACGCACGTCAGCTAGTCAAATGGTCATGTACCAACCGGACCCGCGGAAGCTCCTAAGTTCCAACACATCCAAATCTCcaaaggaaaataagctaaagtcTGATGTTTCTAAACATGCCCGTTTGGAAAGATGATTTGTTTGGCACGACATCCTGAATTCTTGCAGTGAGTTCATCGAATCTAGCTccgtttttccaaaaaaaaaaaacattCTGGAACACATGGGAATTGTCTCTAGTTTGGCAGCCATAATGCATCGATGCTGATTCTTTATTGGACAGGAGAGGCCGATAGTGACGCAGCACCAACCGATTACAATTGAGACTACAAGCTTTACGGTGATTGGCGAATTTAGGAGCCGTCAATCAACCTCAATCTAACGGTGCAAAAATGAGAGTTACGAGACTGAAATTACGCGGAACTACAAGTAACGGCGGGACCATTGCATATTTTTGGTGTCACCAGTTTCTTTTTTCAAAGGGTAGATTCGTCAAGCTAATATGTAGCTGGCACACcagagttttttttttttttttttgcaaaactgctGAACGCCCGATCGCTGCTCGTTTCCTATTCCGCCTCCCTCGCCGGCTCGTCGCTTCGATATTTTTTTGCTGGCGCACATCTTCCCTGGCAACCGGACATGCACATCGTCTCCATCGGCTGCCGGCACACCGGACTTTACCTCGTGCTCCGCAGCAGCTCTCGCCCCTCCCCGGCCGGGACAGGTCAGGTTATCCGTCGCGATGGACGGACGCTGAGTCAGGGCCGCGCCCCGCAAACACGCCCAACCCAAGGATTCTTCTAAATGGTCAGCCAGTACACAAGTATGAAGACCACGAGTGTTCCCATCCTCTGCTCGATTTGGTCTTGAACACCTACAGTATAGAAACATGAATCAGTCTCGGAAGAGTACGAGCAGAAGATGCATGGCGAGTCACAATCTTTCTAAATAAAGAGCCACGGACCATAATACCCTTCTTTGTTAAATTAAATATTTTAATTAACATGTTAAAATCAAAGGTGAAAAATAATCAAAGGGGGAGTTACATGAAATTACATTTTGTAACTCTCCAATCACCGTAAAACAGCTAGAGATTACAATTACTATGGAGAAGATACACTTGGTATGTGCAGGTGTTGCCATGGCATGCAGCATAGATCCATGTTCTGCATCAACTCATCAAGCAGCACATAGAATCATTGATCACAATGATGCAATACCATTCGATTGATCAGCTTGGAATTAACAATTTCAACACCTTACGATACGTGAGTCAAATCCAAATATGATTGTTGGAATGTTCTGTTCAATGTCTGAGGAATTGAAAGGAAGACTGCTCGTGGTGGAAACTGACCGGTTGGTGATCTGTGTATGGTGGCATTCCATCAGCATTTGACATTtgcacaacatcatcatcatatctTTCGCAGATGTATACGTGTAAAAAATACACTCTTTGCGATTTATAAACACACTCGTTGATTTCACCTACCGTATATATGTTATCACCAACATTTGCTCCCACAATTTTTTTACAACAACCACTGTTTGTTTGTAAAATAACTAACCGTCTTGAAGCATCACCAGATAAACCTGATTAAACCATAGTATTTTTTGTAGCGAAACAACAGTGAAGTTAcaagaagaaaacagaaaagaagtgAGGCCTCAAAAGAGGTCTACTGGAAAAAAACATCGCAAGGCATGGCAGCATAAACCGAAGTATGTACAAAACCATATAAATCAAAATATAAAAATTGTATAAACCAAAAACCATATAAACCGAACCGAATCAAATTGAAAAAACCAAATGCACAGCCCATAGGCCTGCTCAGTTAGTCTTGGGCCATACATACGTACGTCATGGGTTAGCTAGCCCCCATACTTCAATTATCAGGGCCCGGCGTAAATTGCACGCGCATTCAAACCCTGCTGCATTTACAGAAAGCATGTATGGATTGTTGTAATGTCTCAAAACAAGAAGCATATGAACTGTTGTAATTGCGTGCGCCCCGAATCAATTACTTTGCATATATGCATCCTCGATCGCCACTGTATAAATCAAGACCCGTTGAACTGTAGCTGAGGCCATAGAGGTGAGATTCAACGGCCTTCGAAGATGAAGACGCCAGCACATGCGATGATGGCAGTCTTCTTCGTCGTTGGATTCCTGGTGGCGACCACACAATGTAAGCGAACACGCATCTTCTCATCTTCGTTCTTATTATATCATCAACAATGCCACCACCGTCATCATGAGTTCATCACCGGCGTGCATCGACAACAACATTGTGTCTTGTGTCAGGTCGTCcagaggaagggaggaggaggagcttctACTCGGGCTCGAAGGGTGGTGGTGGCAACGACACGAGCATAGAGAGTAGCGCGAGACCACTACCGATCATGTCCAACAACTCGACGGCGATGGAGGAGGAGAAGTTGTAtgtaaaattttgcatacatcagGAGTGCACGATCGATGGCAAGATTTACAACGAATGTGGTTGTTGCGAGCTCCTGCCGCCGTACCCTATGTGCTTCAAGTCCACGGAACTCTGCAAGGTGTGGTGCCCCACCTGCCACCCCAACTGCCCCCACACCCCACCCCAACCCCCATCCTCATCCCCGTCTTCCaccccaccatcaccgccaccagCCATGCCAATGCCATGAACAAATGCTATATATAGCTACATATAGCTTTCGGAAAAAATATAAGAGCTCATAAGACAGATGCATAGACCAGTATTGCATCTCGGAATAAAGAGACAATTATGCACTCAGGACCTTCACGAGATATGTTTGGGAACTAGAGTACACCTTCCGATTCATATTTCTTCTCGCTCAAATGaaagtatctagatgtatttcggTGCTAGATACATCAGTTTGAGCGACAAATAATATGTATCAGAGGGAGTAATAAATCCTCTGCATTTTGAGCTAGTGATTAATTGGAGGAATTGAGCCGGACAGACGAGCATGGAGCGAGTACTGATTACTCAACTCCATTTCATGTAATATACAACATTATTACGTTCCATCACCATGAGCACAGTGCTGTACAACATGTAATCCAGACTATACGAAACTATATATccagtacatgcatgcatgcactctaTTCACCACACAAGAACAAAAGAATCGCCAAGGGTCCAAGGCACCAAGGAGAGTAGGCCTGAACCTGTCCAGATCAAGCCTCACATCCTGCGTCATCACCAGCTCCGCCAGCGCCTTCCACCCTTGTGCATGGATGGCCATGGGGTCCCTGAACACGGCGGGTACCGCCGCGCGAGGCTGCTCTCTTCTCCGGCGACGTTGTACTCAAGGTACCTCAGACCCATGccgtgttggcttttgaacgtgcgtatgtagctgtacaggcgtgcctacacgATTCTTGCTTCGACCGGCTACTTGACggtacttgcgtaactagcgacacgaataaaaactgatcgatggatttgatggctaaaggcacgTGTCGAgcttttgctttgtattgcttttcgtttttctggtgttacagtcaacacccctagggtgtcttttatacacgtccacaagggactatggaaatagactaggactaggaatcctaatactactaggactcggtttggctttctttcctaatcctacatgagcaacatgattaacatctacattcacctccttaatcttgttgcttgacttcacttcttgcactccgactttccccctcatctcgatgaacttctgtcgaccgagggacttggtgaaaatatcggcaagttggtctttcgtgttcacatgttgaacctcgatcaacccttcttcaatgcactcccggatatggtggaaccgggtatctatgtgcttgctcctttcgtgatgaaccgaatttttgcacaacgagattgcagcttggttatcgatcttcagtgacaccttctgcacctcccgctttgcaagaatagctaggagtcttctcagccacactgcttgacaagccgccgtgcttgccgctatgtattctgcctcgcatgaagacagtgccaccaccttttgcttctgagaattccagctaatcgaattcgggccaaggtagaaaaccatgcccgttgtgctctttcggtcatcaacatcacctgccatgtcactatctgaatatccacgaaggatcaatccttcctttccctttctgtacgtgcagccaagattaattgtgcctttcacatagcgtagaatttgattgaccgcgctcatgtgttcggttgtcggtttctccatgaaacgactcacgatcccgactgaataagccaagtcaggtcgggtatgcaccaagtatcttaggctacccacaacgcttcgatacattgtggtgtccaccggcggatttgagctacgcttgctcaacttgtgacgttggtccattggaacttgtgtcgcgtagcaatctgacatgccacacttgtccaataacttgaccgcgtaagccgattgacatagggaaatctctccggagctttgcttcacttcgatgcccaagtaatagctgagtaatcccagatcactcatgctaaacttgttcttcatttgcgccttgaaacgttcaatttcttgtacgctatctccggtgataatcagatcgtcgacataaactccaactaacaggtttgagcctttggagttctttgtatagactgcgtgctcgaggggacatctcttgaacccgagcgagaccagacttcggtctaactttgagttccaagctcttggcgcttgcttcaacccgtaaagtgccttcttgagcttgtaaactttcccttcttcgcctttcttctcgtagccgaggggttgttccacgtacacttctcctgtgagatcgccgttgaggaaagcggatttaacatccatatgatgaaccttccaatcctcttgtgctgccaaagctaggagcactctcaccgtctcgattcgagcaaccgatgcaaacacctcatcatagtcaactccttgacgttgtacgtagccctttgcaacgagtcttgccttgtacttcacaatggcaccctctgtgtccttctttaacttgtaaacccacttcaaacctatcgtcttttggtttggaggtcgggttaccaaagtccacgtgccattgctctcaattgccttcatctcctcatccatggtgtgcgtccagctaggacttttgctcgcctctatgaAGTTCgccgctcctcaactccgaacagacatagtccggagtactcgagcgtaactggctttgtgtacttgtagactttcttgagggtcttgtagcgacgaggccctgaggagtccgttgtggcttgcgagggaggcgacacaaattgtgtcggtgttgatgcacttgaggaagacggctgagaccttggtgtgtcatcgacatccgtgtcgtcggcgtagtcgtcgtgaccgtgaccatcatcttgattgtcgtcgtcactatgcgcctcgttgtcgatgttgtcgtcgagatctccgcctgtgtcgtgcgcggcgttgtcgctatctccttgcgacctatgcgcgtcgtcgtcggtgtcggcaccatgatgatcactaccattgtggtcacctt
Coding sequences within:
- the LOC123442419 gene encoding alpha-1,3-arabinosyltransferase XAT3-like, which produces MKQQGYGGVRFESQRFRLLSIVVGCFLISVTFLLSTRPDSIVFDTLSPKMAWLEEPRSAPARTAIKTVKPSSSFSSPRGLGRDFLVDIAPKQGDAHGRQPQLSAGEKTETEWVKDTVIIQESSAVAAERAEQEEAEQGHSADAGAGEDATPGATEEVVRDHAAAITARPAVDTTPTPATTTRHDQDQPLPVEEETRKAGGRKIKLQAEPAATEPQQLPTPGRLETSEPERRASRDQPPQPLPPLCDFSDRRSDVCDFTGDIRMDANASTFFLVVDAATAAQSHKVRPYPRKGDPTCMGRVPEITMRTTSSSSPPECTRTHGVPAVTFSIGGYTGNIFHDFSDVLVPLYNTVHRYRGDVQLVMANVAPWWLVKYDKLLRELSRHAPLDLAAVAAKGETHCFRHAVVSLRAHRELIIERDRSPDGLATPDFTRFIRRALSLPRDAPTRLADGTGRKPRLLIIARHRTRILLNLGDMMRVAEEAGFEAAVSESDVGDPISRVGAEINSADVLVGVHGAGLTNMMFLAPGATMVQVVPWGGLQWIARMDYGDPAEAMGLRYVQYEIGVDESSLKDKYPRGHKIFTDPTSLHKKGFGFMRRTLMDGQNITIDLGRFRGVLQQALGNYLAQ